Genomic DNA from Bacillota bacterium:
GTAAATGATTTATGCCGCCTCAGGTATGGAGCCGCCAAAATCATTAAACCGATAAAAGCTGCGGTAAAGGAAGCATATACGGCTACTGCAATGTAAACCCCTTCTATAATCAGGGCTGTTAAACCGACAAAAGTTGTCAGACTTAGCGCCAGTGAAACCATGGCCAAACCATTATTAATAGCACCGATACTACGCCCGGCCACATAATAGTCTCCCAGGTTCCGGGTGAACCTGCGAGCCCAAACAGAAATTAATACCGATATAACAAGAACAATAATACTGAGAATCAGACCTAAAACAAAAACTTCACCTCTTGGTTCCATGAATTATAAATCCCTCCTTTCAGCAGATAATTAAGCTCTCTGTTTTTCTTCCAATCGATCCATAACGATACACCAGATCGCACCGATTACAGTTGCGCCGATCCAGCTGAGTACAATTAACAAGAAATAATGCAGGGGGAAACCCATTACTGTCATACCTTCTTTGACAACAAACATCGATTCACCATAGAAAGGCACCAGCTGTTCGGGCGTAGGGATCTGGTTAAAGAAACGTTCGTTAAGGATAACTACGAATGAACTGAAAAAGCCGCCGGTTATAGCGACAATTATAAAGCAGATGGCAGTAACCCATACTTCAAGCTTATAACTTCTTTTACTTTCATTGCTCACCGAAAGTCACCTCCTTGCTTTGATCGATAATATCACTTTATTCTAATTTATTATATTATTTTAATATTTCTCCTCCTTCCCAATTTATTCATATTGTTATAAATTGAGTATATTTATTCTACGCATCACTAAAAATATCCTTCTTGAAGGAGAAGGCAAATCATTTTTTTGGTTATATTTTTTCTGATTTTTTATCTGTTATACTTGTCGACAGCCATGGGGAGCAGGGTTAGGTCTATTTGTCGGTTTTTTCTTTTTCCCATTCGGGAACAGCACCGACCCCTTTCCGGGAGCCACCCTGGCTGAGCTGATCTTTAACCGCCCCTCGGATCAGGCAGTGCGTGCCGGAATAGGTGCATCTGTAGGATTTTGGATTGCCGTGCCAATTAAACTTACTATTGAAGCAATTATGATCATTTGGTTTGTTTTTAGAATTATATGATATTACTCCTATATTGTTTATAATTTTTTAAACTAAAAAGGAAATCTTAATATAGTATCGAATAGGATTATTAACAATAATCATACCAGTGCGTTACAGGCGCAAAAGGAGGAGTAATTATATGGAAAAAATTTGGCTTGAGCATTATGAACCAGGAGTTCCCCACAGTATTGACTACCCCAAATCTTCCGTTTACCAACTTTTTCAGGAATCAGTAAAAAAATATAAAGGCCAACCGGCTGTTCATTTTATGGGCCGTGAACTGACCTATGGAGAACTATCTGCCCAGGTTGACGCATTAGCTTCTGCTTTGGCAGAGATGGGAGTAAAAAAGGGCGATCGCGTTGCCATTCATTTGCCCAACAGCACTCAATTTCCGATTGCTTATTTCGCTGCCCTTGCGCTCGGAGCAATTGTCGTCCCCTGCAACCCGCTCTACGTTGCCAGGGAGATGGAGTACCAGTTAAAAGACTCCGGAGCTGAAACGATTATTACTCTGACCCGATTCTATAAAATGATCAAGGAAGTCCAGCCGAAGACCAACCTGAAGAATATTATTGTTTCCAATATAAAAGACTATTTCCCGGGATTTTTAAGCTTTTTATATACCGTGGCTAAAGAGAAAAAAGAAGGAGACAGGGTTGAACTGGCCAAAGAAGATCACTCATTTACCGATCTGATTAATAAAAATGCCGGAAAAGTTCCTCCAGTCGCAGAAGTGAAACCCGAGGATCGTATGCTCTTTCTCTATACCGGTGGAACAACAGGAGTCTCGAAGGGTGCCGTCCTTCAGCACAGAAACCTCGTCGCTAACATGTACCAGGTTAAAGCCTGGTGCACGGACTTTCAGGATGGAAAAGAAGTCGTCCTCGGCGTGCTGCCTTTCTTCCACAGTTACGGGTTGACCACTATCCTGAACCTGGGAATGTTGAGCGGGGCCAAACTGGTCCTTCTGCCTCGCTTTGTTCTGGAAGATGTCCTGAAGACTATCGATAAGCAGAAACCGACCCTCTTTCCCGGGGTTCCAACCATTTACGTGGCGATCAATAACGCGCCAAATCTTGACAAATACGACATAAAATCAATCCGGGTCTGCATCAGCGGCGCTGCACCCCTGCCGGTCGAAGTCCAGCAGCAGTTTGAAAAGATTACCGGCGGCAGGCTGGTTGAAGGTTACGGTCTCTCAGAAACATCACCGGTAACCCATGCCAACCCGGTTTACGGCAAGAGAAAACCGGGCAG
This window encodes:
- a CDS encoding long-chain fatty acid--CoA ligase translates to MEKIWLEHYEPGVPHSIDYPKSSVYQLFQESVKKYKGQPAVHFMGRELTYGELSAQVDALASALAEMGVKKGDRVAIHLPNSTQFPIAYFAALALGAIVVPCNPLYVAREMEYQLKDSGAETIITLTRFYKMIKEVQPKTNLKNIIVSNIKDYFPGFLSFLYTVAKEKKEGDRVELAKEDHSFTDLINKNAGKVPPVAEVKPEDRMLFLYTGGTTGVSKGAVLQHRNLVANMYQVKAWCTDFQDGKEVVLGVLPFFHSYGLTTILNLGMLSGAKLVLLPRFVLEDVLKTIDKQKPTLFPGVPTIYVAINNAPNLDKYDIKSIRVCISGAAPLPVEVQQQFEKITGGRLVEGYGLSETSPVTHANPVYGKRKPGSIGLPMPDTEFKIVDVETGEKELPIGEIGEICLRGPQVMEGYLNMPEENKQAIRDGWFYTGDIAKADEEGYAYIVDRKKDMVIAGGFNIYPRDVEEVLYTHPKIMEAAVAGINDPYRGETIKAYVVCKEGVEMTEQEVFDHCKEHLAPYKVPKLVEFRSELPKTMIGKVLRRMLREEEEKKHQAD